In Kitasatospora sp. NBC_00240, the following are encoded in one genomic region:
- a CDS encoding MFS transporter, which yields MYLADRRGTTAPASAATAPGTRPGRRAAAVPGTVLALGMVSLITDVSSEMVSAVLPLYLLTGLGLSPLGFGVLDGLNNGVGALVRLAGGHLADRGRSGHKTVAAVGYGLSALCKPLLLCAHTVPLIGAVIAVDRTGKGLRTAPRDAMISLATAPEHRGRAFGVHRAMDTAGALLGPLVAFAVLRLAGGPLLADGGEKGGYDAVFAVSGCVAALGVLVLLLFVPGRQGKQTPATAPASLRDAFALLRLPALRRLTLCAVLLGLTTVSDSFLYLLLQRGLGLSAELFPLLPLGTAAAFLLLAVPLGALADRIGRRRLFLAGHGLLLLAYGLLLGPLSGTAAAVCVLLLHGAFYASTDGVLAAAAADAVPEGQRGAGLALVGTGQALARFACSLAFGAAWSAVGGTMALAWSAGALSLCVAAAAFVLREPRDLAEVSS from the coding sequence GTGTACCTCGCGGATCGCCGCGGCACCACTGCGCCGGCCTCCGCCGCCACCGCCCCGGGCACCCGCCCGGGGCGGCGGGCGGCCGCCGTCCCCGGTACGGTGCTCGCCCTCGGCATGGTCAGCCTGATCACCGACGTCTCCTCGGAGATGGTCAGCGCCGTCCTGCCGCTCTACCTGCTCACCGGACTCGGCCTGTCCCCGCTCGGCTTCGGCGTCCTGGACGGCCTCAACAACGGTGTCGGCGCCCTCGTCCGGCTGGCCGGCGGGCACCTCGCCGACCGCGGCCGGAGCGGCCACAAGACGGTCGCGGCCGTCGGCTACGGGCTCTCCGCCCTCTGCAAACCGCTGCTGCTGTGCGCCCACACCGTGCCGCTGATCGGCGCCGTCATCGCCGTCGACCGCACCGGCAAGGGACTGCGGACCGCCCCCCGGGACGCGATGATCTCGCTCGCCACCGCACCGGAGCACCGCGGCCGGGCCTTCGGCGTGCACCGCGCGATGGACACGGCGGGCGCCCTGCTCGGCCCGCTGGTCGCGTTCGCGGTGCTCCGCCTGGCCGGCGGGCCGCTGCTCGCCGACGGGGGCGAGAAGGGCGGCTACGACGCCGTGTTCGCGGTCAGCGGCTGCGTCGCCGCGCTCGGCGTGCTGGTGCTGCTGCTCTTCGTACCGGGCCGGCAGGGGAAGCAGACCCCGGCCACCGCACCCGCCTCGCTGCGCGACGCCTTCGCCCTGCTGCGGCTGCCCGCGCTGCGCCGGCTGACGCTCTGCGCGGTGCTGCTCGGTCTGACCACGGTCAGCGACTCGTTCCTCTACCTGCTGCTGCAGCGCGGGCTCGGCCTCTCCGCCGAGCTGTTCCCGCTGCTGCCGCTCGGTACCGCCGCGGCCTTCCTGCTGCTCGCCGTGCCGCTCGGCGCCCTCGCCGACCGGATCGGCCGCCGGCGGCTGTTCCTGGCGGGCCACGGTCTGCTGCTGCTGGCGTACGGGCTGCTGCTGGGGCCGCTGTCCGGCACCGCGGCGGCGGTCTGCGTCCTGCTGCTGCACGGCGCCTTCTACGCCTCCACGGACGGCGTGCTGGCGGCGGCCGCCGCCGACGCCGTGCCGGAGGGGCAGCGCGGGGCCGGCCTGGCCCTGGTCGGCACCGGGCAGGCGCTGGCCAGGTTCGCCTGCTCGCTGGCCTTCGGTGCGGCCTGGAGCGCGGTCGGCGGCACCATGGCGCTGGCCTGGTCGGCCGGCGCCCTGTCGCTCTGCGTGGCCGCCGCCGCCTTCGTCCTGCGTGAACCCCGCGACCTCGCCGAGGTGTCTTCGTGA
- a CDS encoding TolB-like translocation protein, producing the protein MTDPQPPRRGPLTSRVVVLLVAVLVLGAVGTGSVLYAADRSGRRDQAQPGGPSVVPGRIELHAQAGARQLVFRNMAWGPHHDEVVSVPLDDPGGVRTASGLQCLRFHAAAGTGICLQAERGALQDTYRAVVLDDRMRELRHFPVAGIPTRARVSPSGHLAAWTVFVSGDSYAGTDFSTRTSIVDTRDWSLQDNLETFAVIKDGRPYQAHDVNIWGVTFADDGTFYATLATGGQTYLVRGDLAARTLTTLHQNVECPSLSPDGTRIAYKKRVAGADADAPWRLYVLDLATMTETATAEQRSIDDQALWSDPSTLVYALPGDFGADLWTVPADGSGTAGRLLDSAVAPAVLG; encoded by the coding sequence GTGACCGATCCCCAGCCGCCGCGCCGCGGCCCCCTGACCAGCCGGGTGGTGGTCCTGCTGGTGGCCGTCCTGGTGCTCGGCGCGGTCGGCACCGGCTCGGTGTTGTACGCGGCCGACCGGTCCGGCCGCCGCGACCAGGCGCAGCCCGGCGGCCCGTCGGTGGTCCCCGGCCGGATCGAGCTGCACGCGCAGGCCGGCGCCCGGCAGCTGGTCTTCCGGAACATGGCCTGGGGGCCGCACCACGACGAGGTGGTCAGCGTCCCGCTGGACGATCCCGGCGGCGTCCGCACCGCCTCCGGCCTGCAGTGCCTGCGCTTCCACGCCGCCGCCGGCACCGGGATCTGCCTGCAGGCCGAGCGCGGCGCCCTGCAGGACACCTACCGGGCGGTGGTGCTGGACGACCGGATGCGGGAGCTGCGGCACTTCCCGGTGGCCGGCATCCCGACCCGGGCCCGGGTCTCGCCCTCCGGCCACCTGGCGGCCTGGACGGTCTTCGTCAGCGGGGACTCCTACGCGGGCACCGACTTCTCGACCCGGACCTCGATCGTCGACACCCGCGACTGGAGCCTGCAGGACAACCTGGAGACCTTCGCGGTGATCAAGGACGGGCGCCCCTACCAGGCACACGACGTCAACATCTGGGGCGTCACCTTCGCCGACGACGGCACCTTCTACGCCACGCTGGCGACCGGCGGGCAGACCTACCTCGTCCGCGGCGACCTGGCCGCCCGGACCCTCACCACCCTGCACCAGAACGTCGAGTGCCCGTCCCTGTCGCCCGACGGCACCAGGATCGCGTACAAGAAACGGGTGGCCGGTGCCGACGCCGACGCGCCCTGGCGGCTCTACGTGCTGGACCTGGCCACCATGACGGAGACCGCGACCGCCGAGCAGCGCAGCATCGACGACCAGGCGCTCTGGTCCGACCCCTCCACCCTGGTCTACGCCCTGCCCGGCGACTTCGGCGCCGACCTGTGGACCGTCCCCGCCGACGGGAGCGGAACGGCCGGCCGACTGCTGGACTCGGCGGTGGCACCGGCCGTGCTGGGCTGA
- a CDS encoding MarR family transcriptional regulator, with protein sequence MITEQAGDDAVERDTEAVTAFIERFAGVLGESGFPRMPARIFTALLATDNGRLTAAELAEGLQISPAAVSGAVRYLTQVNLVGREREAGSRRDRYRLHNDVWYEALVRRDQMLVRWEDSLREGVTALGPDSPAGARMAESLAFFEFVREELPGLLSRWHGKRAELREAGGR encoded by the coding sequence GTGATCACGGAGCAGGCGGGAGACGACGCGGTGGAGCGGGACACAGAGGCGGTCACCGCCTTCATCGAGCGGTTCGCCGGCGTACTGGGCGAGTCCGGCTTCCCCCGGATGCCCGCACGCATCTTCACCGCCCTGCTGGCCACCGACAACGGCAGGCTCACCGCCGCCGAACTCGCCGAGGGGCTGCAGATCAGCCCGGCCGCGGTGTCCGGCGCCGTGCGCTACCTGACGCAGGTCAACCTGGTCGGCCGCGAGCGCGAGGCCGGCTCCCGGCGCGACCGCTACCGGCTGCACAACGACGTCTGGTACGAGGCGCTGGTCCGGCGCGACCAGATGCTGGTGCGCTGGGAGGACAGCCTGCGCGAGGGCGTCACGGCGCTCGGCCCGGACAGCCCGGCCGGGGCGCGGATGGCCGAGTCGCTGGCCTTCTTCGAGTTCGTGCGGGAGGAGCTCCCCGGCCTGCTGTCGCGCTGGCACGGCAAGCGCGCCGAACTGCGGGAGGCCGGCGGGCGGTAG